TTTTTAACGCGCCTTGGAGAAGGGTCGCGGATGGTTATCACCGGGGACCGATCGCAAGTGGATTTGCCGCGCGGCGTCACCTCAGGCTTGGCCGATGCTGAGCGTTTGTTGAGGCACATCCCGAAGATCCGCTTTAATTATTTTTCCTCCAAAGATGTGGTTCGGCATCCTTTGGTGGCTGCGATTATTGATGCATATGATCAAGATCCGGAAGCTGCACAGAAGCCACAGCGGCGCGCTGGAGCGGATCGAGCTTCATGAACGTTGAGGTGGTGATCGAGGATCGCCGCTGGGAGCAGGCGGAACTTGAGCGCTTAAGCGTGAAGGCTTTGCAGGCGGTGCTGGCGCATTTTAACCTAAGGTCGGAACGGTTTGAGATTGATATCTTGGCCTGTAATGATGCGCGTATTGCCCAGCTCAACGGAGATTTTCGAGAAAACGCAAACGCAACAAATGTCTTAAGCTGGCCCAGCCAAGAGCGTAGAGCACAAGAAGATGGCGCAGATCCAAACCCGTTTGATCAAGTTGCCGATGATCCAAGCTTGGGTGATATCGCCTTGTCTTATCCAACCTGTCGGGCCGAGGCAGATGCGGCGGGCTTGGTATTTTCCGATCACATTTTGCATTTACTGGTTCATTCGATGCTTCATTTGCTCGGATATGATCATAAGCGTGACTTAGATGCCACGCTTATGGAGGGTTTAGAAATTGAAATACTTGGCAAACTGGGTGTGAATAACCCATATAAAGAAATAACCTAGGTGTAGGTGCCTTTTTGAAAGAGAGTTATGGACGATAGCGACGGATCTGCTAGGGCGGCGCAAAGCGCGCAGCCTTTCAGGCAAGACAAAAGTTTTTGGAGTTGGTTCAGATTTGACCGCGGTAATCGCGATAGCGCGCGACATGAGCCGGCCGGTGCCTCCCAAACGCAAAATTTAATCCGCCAGCCTGATCATATCGGCATGATGAATTTGCGCCGCAAGCGCGTAGAGGATGTGGCGATCCCCAAAGCTGAGATTGTTTCGGTGTCTGACACCATTTCCCGTGATGATCTTGCAGCCGTGTTTCGTGATAGCGGTTTGACCAGATTGCCCGTTTATACTGGCACTTTGGACACTCCGGTCGGAATGGCGCATCTAAAAGATTTCGCGCTGAAATATGGATTTGATGCGCTTTCGGATGAGTTTGAATTGGCGCCAATGTTACGCCCGCTTCTATACGTGCCCTTATCGATGCCCATTGGCGTTTTGCTGACAAAAATGCAAACCGAACGGCGCCATATGGCTTTGGTGATCGATGAGTATGGCGGGGTTGACGGATTGGTAACGATCGAAGATCTGATTGAGCAGATCATCGGCGATATTGAAGATGAACATGATCTGGAAGAAGATAGTTTTTGGACCTTGTTAAAACCGGGATATTACTTGGCTTTGGCCAAAACACCGATGGAAGATTTCTGTGCGGAAACCGGGCTTGATCTAACCCGCGATGATACGATTGACGGCGAAGAGATCGAAACGCTTGGCGGGTTGGTGTTTATGTTAGCGGGCCGCGTTCCCGCGCGTGGCGAAGTAATTTTACACCCGCAAGGCGTAGAGTTTGAAATTTTTGATGCGGATCCGCGCCGTATTAAACGCCTGCGGGTGCGTCTGCCAAATGTGGCCCAAGCCGCAGAATGATCCTGCAATGAGGTTGGGCAGCAGGTTTTCTGGGCGGCTCTTGATTGTCTTAATTTTAGGGGTTGGCTTGGCGTTTGGTCAACCGCCTGTATCGCTTTGGCCGCTGGCACTGCTGTCTTTACTCGCAGTTTTTTGGCTGGAAACGCATCAATCTTTGAATGATTCGCTGCCGCAAGCCTTTGGGCGCGGCTGGTCTCTCGGCATGGGATATTTCACCGTTTCGATGCATTGGATTGTAGAGCCATTTCTGGTGGACAGCGCGGCGCATGGTTGGATGGCTCCGTTTGCTCTTCTTCTTTTTGCCGGTGGGTTGTCGGTTTTCTGGGGCTGCGCTTTCGCGCTGGCGCTGCGACTGCAAACGCCGTTTGGTCTGGCATTTGCGCTTGGGTTTTTCGAGTTGGCGCGCGGATATACGCTGACGGGATTTCCATGGGGGGCTTTGGGATATATTTGGGCTGACACGCCGGTTGCGCAAAGTGCGGCTTGGATCGGGCTTTATGGGCTGAGCGTAATCACCGTATTTTGGGCGGCATGCGTTCATTGGCTGTTTTTACGAAAACAGATTTTCTGGATGGTTTTGGTTTTGGTTGGGGTTTGGCCAGTGGCTTGGATCGGGGGCGATATGCGTCTGACGATGCAAAAATCTGCTTTAACCGAGCGAACGGTGCGATTGGTGCAACCAAACGCCCCGCAACATCAAAAATGGGATCCCGCTTTTTCGCGTTCATTTTTTGAGCGCTCCCTTGCGTTTACAGCTGCAGAGCCCTCTGTCGATCTTGTGGTTTGGCCAGAAAGCGCTCTGCCCGTTAGCTTTGAAAATGCTGAAACTTTGATCGAACAAATCGCAGTGGCAGCAGATGGCACGGCTTTGCTGTTGGGGGCGCTGCGACTTGAAAATGAAAAAGTGCTGAATTCAATTGTATATATGGATCAAAATGGCAGTGCCGAAGTGGTTTATGACAAACATCATTTGGTGCCGTTTGGAGAATACCTGCCCTTTGAGCGTTGGCTAGAGCGGATCGGGCTTGGGTTCACATCTGATTTATTTGGAACCGGCTTTGCCGCCGGCGAGGGTCCGAAACTCATAAATATAGCGCCATTGGGGGCCATTATGCCTTTGATTTGTTATGAGGCCGTATTCCCGCAAGATGTTTCGTTTGCGTCACAAAAAGCGACAGTTTTGCTGCAATTGACCAATGATGCCTGGTTTGGCCGCTTTGCCGGGCCACAGCAGCATTTGGCGCAAGCGAAAATGCGCAGCATTGAGCAGGGCTTGCCGATGATTAGGGTGGCCAATACGGGTATTTCCGCAATGATTGACCCTTACGGCCGCAGCCTTAAACAGCTGGGTCTGAATACAGCGGGTTTTATCGATGCACAGGTGCCGCAGCCCGCGTCGGCCACCCTCTATCGCCGCTTTGAAATTTGGACAGTTTTTGCCCTTTTGTTTGCCATCCTTATGCTCAGTTTGATCTGCCGCCGTCAAATCAGCGGTTGACCTTCCGGGGGCGTTTTAATACCACTGCCCCTATCGCCACAACGGCTTCCTGACGTGGCGGATTTTTCAAATCGGAGCGATTTCATGATAAGACAAGACTATATTTTTACCTCTGAATCCGTGTCAGAGGGGCATCCTGATAAGGTGTGCGACCGTATCTCAGACGCGGTTTTAGACGTTTTTATCGGCGAAGAGCCTGAGGCCCGCGTTGCCTGTGAAACCTTTGCCACCACCAATCGGGTGGTGATCGGGGGCGAAGTTGGTCTGTCAGATGCCATAAAGCTCAAAGATTATATGGGGCGCATCGATCAAATCGCGCGCGCCTGCATAAAAGATATTGGCTATGAGCAAGAGAAATTTCATCATGAGACGGTTGAGATCACCAACCTGTTGCATGAACAATCTGCGCATATCGCGCAGGGTGTTGATGCGTCTGAAAACAAAGATGAAGGCGCCGGCGATCAGGGAATCATGTTTGGCTATGCAACCACCGAGACCGATGCATTAATGCCGGCACCGATCCAGTATAGCCATGCAATTTTACGCCGCTTGGCCGAAGCGCGTAAAAATGGCAGCGCTGCAAGCTTAGGGCCAGATGCGAAATCGCAGCTCTCGGTGCGCTATCAAGGCG
The sequence above is drawn from the Rhodobacteraceae bacterium IMCC1335 genome and encodes:
- the lnt gene encoding apolipoprotein N-acyltransferase is translated as MKFLMRIRAVLNACGCVCQMWPKPQNDPAMRLGSRFSGRLLIVLILGVGLAFGQPPVSLWPLALLSLLAVFWLETHQSLNDSLPQAFGRGWSLGMGYFTVSMHWIVEPFLVDSAAHGWMAPFALLLFAGGLSVFWGCAFALALRLQTPFGLAFALGFFELARGYTLTGFPWGALGYIWADTPVAQSAAWIGLYGLSVITVFWAACVHWLFLRKQIFWMVLVLVGVWPVAWIGGDMRLTMQKSALTERTVRLVQPNAPQHQKWDPAFSRSFFERSLAFTAAEPSVDLVVWPESALPVSFENAETLIEQIAVAADGTALLLGALRLENEKVLNSIVYMDQNGSAEVVYDKHHLVPFGEYLPFERWLERIGLGFTSDLFGTGFAAGEGPKLINIAPLGAIMPLICYEAVFPQDVSFASQKATVLLQLTNDAWFGRFAGPQQHLAQAKMRSIEQGLPMIRVANTGISAMIDPYGRSLKQLGLNTAGFIDAQVPQPASATLYRRFEIWTVFALLFAILMLSLICRRQISG
- the ybeY gene encoding rRNA maturation RNase YbeY, with the translated sequence MNVEVVIEDRRWEQAELERLSVKALQAVLAHFNLRSERFEIDILACNDARIAQLNGDFRENANATNVLSWPSQERRAQEDGADPNPFDQVADDPSLGDIALSYPTCRAEADAAGLVFSDHILHLLVHSMLHLLGYDHKRDLDATLMEGLEIEILGKLGVNNPYKEIT
- a CDS encoding CBS domain-containing protein, with translation MDDSDGSARAAQSAQPFRQDKSFWSWFRFDRGNRDSARHEPAGASQTQNLIRQPDHIGMMNLRRKRVEDVAIPKAEIVSVSDTISRDDLAAVFRDSGLTRLPVYTGTLDTPVGMAHLKDFALKYGFDALSDEFELAPMLRPLLYVPLSMPIGVLLTKMQTERRHMALVIDEYGGVDGLVTIEDLIEQIIGDIEDEHDLEEDSFWTLLKPGYYLALAKTPMEDFCAETGLDLTRDDTIDGEEIETLGGLVFMLAGRVPARGEVILHPQGVEFEIFDADPRRIKRLRVRLPNVAQAAE